The nucleotide sequence ACCGCAGCCCGGGCCTTTGCCTTGGCCGCTTCCTCGTCCCGGTTCTTGGCCGGCGCGTGGCTCACCAACGAGTCCAGAAGATGTTGCGTAATGTGTGCGATTTCGTGGACAGCCTCGGCAAAGGCTTCCTCGTTGGCCTTGGAGGGCTTGGTGGATCCGCTGATCTTTCGCACGTATTGGAGGGCAGCGGCCTCCACTTCCTCGCTGGTGGCATGCGGTTCGAAGTTATGCAGAGTCCTGATATTCCGGCACATAACCCCATGCTAACCATGGGCAGTGCTGCATGGGGAGGGGTGCCCATCGACGGGTTCGCGATTCCCGGGATAGGTTTTAGCTATTGGATCTTCCGGATGAGCCGGAGGCCGCTGGGGATGCCGAAGAGCTCGGGTCCGAACAAATGAAGGAGAATCTCATGGCTATTTGGGGTGCAGATGTTGATCAGCTTCGTCAGCTCGGTAACAAGCTGAAGGCAGGTGCCGAGCACATCGAGCAGCAGCGTTCACAGCTGAAGGGTGCACTCGACGGCACCGACTGGAAGGGTCCGGACGCTGACAAGTTCCGCGGCGAGTGGGACAGCCAGCACGCTTCCAACCTGAAGAAGGTTGCCGATGCTCTTCGCGAAGCCGGCGATCGCGCTCAGAAGAACGCTGAGCAGCAGCAGCAGGCTTCCAACTAAGACAGTTGGGAAAATGCCCGGACGCACAAGCGTCCGGGCATTTTTGTGTTCACAGCAGAACCCGCAGTTATCCGCGTTTGCCTTCAATGCACGGCAAGGCGACCCGACAGGGCCGCGGGGCCGTGCTTCAGTCCCGGGAAGCTCCGGCGACAGGCCCCGAAGGTACAGGTTCGACGTCGTTCGGGTGATCCAACGCGTGGACGACAGCGGCACGACGGTCCCCGCGCAGTTCGTCCACACGGACCAGGACTACGCCGCCCACAATCAGGAGACCGCCCAGCAGTTGGATTGGGCCGGGGAGTTCGCCCAACAGGAGCCAGGCCCAGATCACGGCGAACAGCACTTCGGTCAGGGACACGAACGAGGCCACCTTCGATCCCAGGCTTCGGGCCGCCATGATTCCGGAAACGTACGCCAGGACCGTTGCCAGGATGATCAAGCCGACGACGGACACCCACCAGGGCACGGTCCAGGGTCCCAGCGTTGTGTCTGCGGTGCTGAACGTCATGGGAAGAAGCCCCAAAAGGCCCACCAGCCACATCACCAGTGCACCTACCAGCAGACCGCCTGAGGCGAGCACCAGTGGGGGGAGGGTGTCGTTTTCCTTTGCGGTGATGAAGAAGTAGATCACCAGGCACACGGCAGCCGCCATGCCCCACAGGACGCCAACGAAGTCCACCTTCACAGCGCCGGTCAGGTCAAGAACCAGCACCAGTCCACCCAGGGACAGCAGCGCGCCGGCAGCGGTGAGTGCGCGCGGTTTGCGTCGGCTGGAGATCCACAGCCACAGCACAATCATCACCGGGGCCAGGTATTCGAGTAGCAGTGCAACGCCAACGGACAGCCGGGCTACCGCGTTGAAGTAGAAAAGCTGGCAGCCGGCTACTCCGATGAGGCCGAACAGCAGGATGGTGAGCCAGTTTTCCTTGAGCTGATGCCAACGGCCCCGGAGAGCCATGACGGCGGGAATCGCCAGGATCAGCGCCGCTCCCGTGAGGCGCACGGTAACAGCGGCGCCCGGGGACCAGCCGGTCTCCAACATCGACTTGGCGAAAGAGCCGGAGGTTCCGAAGACAGCTGAAGAGAAAAGGGCAATGCCGAGTCCCGATGCCAAGAAACTCTTTGCATCAGCCTTCGTCGTTGGAGCTGACACAGCAGCCTCCTGTCAGGAGTAAAGTGGGCTTATGGTCATGACAGTACTCCCGAAATATGTAAGGAGTCAAAGTGCTATTTGCGCCTGACACCGAAGTTGCCTTACGCAGCGTCGTCAACCTGATCAACACTGCCGCCAACGGTGAAGAACTGCTGGCCACCGTGGAGGAACTCAACTCGTTCCTGAACGCCGAGGAGTTCACGGGCTCGCGCGCCAATTCGGCCGATGAATTGACCAGCATCAAGCGCCTGCGCAGCGAACTCGCAGCACTCTGGACCTCTGACGAAGACACTGCAGCCAAGACCGTCAACAAACTGCTCGCGGACGCAAAAGCCCTCCCACAGCTGGTCAAGCATGACCACTGGGACTGGCACCTGCACGCCACCACACCGGAAGCGCCCCTGGCTGACAGGATGGGCACCGAGGCCGCGATGGCCATCGTCGACGTGATCCGCAGCAGGGAAATGGACCGGATGCGCATTTGCGCCGCAGAGGATTGTGATGCCGTGGTGCTGGACCTCAGCCGCAACCGCTCCAAGCTTTACTGCGACACAGGCAACTGCGCCAACCGGGCCCACGTGGCGGCATACCGCGCACGGAAGGCCGCCGAAAGCGAATAACCCAGGCATAATTGCGGCATGGGATTCCCCCCCCTCCGGATCAGGAAGCGCGTGCGCTCAGTGAAGGTGCCACAATGACCAACCCCCACCGCGAGCCACCGCCGTTACCGACGGTCCCTGCAGCCCGACAGCCGGCTAACTACTACCGGTCTGGCGGCTACACGCACTCTCCAGAGATCAACCGGCAGCACCTGCCTCAGCGTTTTCCCGAGCAGACTCGGCCCCAGGGCGAACGCGCAGGCACACGGCTCCCGTGGGTTTGGAGAGCCCTGCCGATACAAATGTTAGTGGGGCTCATCATCATGACGCCGCTCTGGATATATATCTACTTCTCGCTGAACTTCATCTATGACGGGGTGTTGACCATTTTGGGTTTCACTGTCATGACCGTCTTGATTCCTTGGGTTACAGTCTGCTCAGCGGCGCTCATTGGGCTCCCGATTCGGCTCATTCCAGCCCTAAAGCGGTGGTGGGTAACCAATGGCGAAGTAGGGTTGGCCGGCGTTGTCATCGGATACGGCCTTTTAGCCGCCGGGATCCTGAGTAAACATCGCGAGACAGGTGTCGTGGACGGCGTCTCCTACGACGTACTGTCACCGGACACTGGGTTGCTCTTTGCTGGCTGGTTAGTGCTGGGATTCTTCATCGTCAACGCGTGGTTTCCTGTACGTTGGTACCGCCGCCGTGGTCAGGCCACCCAAATGCGCTGACGACCGGAATATGGACTATCGCTACCCGGATTTGCGTGTCATGAATCCATTGGCGTGGCAGAAAACGGGAAGCGTAGCGACTCAAGCAAACGAGTCCACCAAAAAGCGCTCCCCCAACAACAGTGGGGAAGCGCTGGAAGGTTAGTGGCCGGCGTCGGGCGTTTCAGTCCCGCCGGAGGAGTCCGCAGCCGGCGACCCGCCGTGCGGACGCTTGGAACTGAGGTTGACCCCGGAACCCTTGCCGAGGTGGTCGGCGTTCTCCTTGTAGCTCATGGACAGCATGGCGGCCACAACGAGGCTCACAATGAACGCGATGCCTGCGCCGGTGAACGCGAGGTCGAACCGCGGAACACGCGCGCTGCCGCCGGAAGCGAAGATCAGCACGGCCACGAAGGCCAGCACGGCGAAGAAGGCGGAGAACATGAGGGGTCCCTTGACCGAAGTCCGCATCTTGCGCGGTTCTCCTGGTGTCTGGTCTGCCACGGTCATTCCTCCAATGATGGCGGTACATGCCCGCCGGTCTGCAAAAGTTCTACAACGAGTAGAACGTCCAACTACTAGTTTACGGCCTCCGGCGAGGCGCCGGGCGCAGAGGCCTGCGTCCTCGTACCGGTGCGGGCATCATGGCGCAGCGACAGACCGGAAAGCATCCACAAGACGCCCGAGAGAATGGCGCCCCCACCTGCAACCCCCAGGAGCGCGTGCGCACCCAGCGAAGTAAAGAATGGCAGCAGAATGCCCGTACCCACCGAAATAATGCCCGAGATGAGCCAGTCGCGGGCTACGGAATCGCGCTTCTTCAGGCCCTGCATGGACTCAAGAAGTCCAAGAACCAGCAGAGCCAGCATGGCAGAAAGAGCCACGCCTTGATCAGACTGCGTCACCAACGCGGCGAGGCCGCCCGCGGCTACCACCACTGCTACAGCTACTGGCAAAACGCGGGACATCCACACGGCCGCTGCCGTTCCAAGCAGATACAGGCCCACGGCCCACGCCAGGACCTCCACTGACGGCGAACTCCAGAAGATGGTCACCAAACCAAACAACACTGCGACCGTTGCGCGGATCAGGATGGGTTTCCACAGTCCGGCCGGAGGGGCAGCAGGAGTGTGGGCAGGAGTCGATGGAAGAGTCACCCGTCCAGTTTAGTGCGAACCCAACACCATCCACCGATCGGTCCGCGCGCGCAGCCCCAACGTCACCGCACGGGCCAGCATGTAACCCAGCGCAAACGCCGCCCACAGCCACAGAAGACCCGCCTCGCCGCCGGGCCTCAGCTGGTGGACAGCCACCAGCAGCGGCAAATAGACCGCAAGATTTACGACGCCGGCAATCGCCAGATAGCGCGCGTCGCCGGCGCCGATGAGGACACCGTCCAAGACGAACACGTACCCGGCCAGCGGCTGACCGAGCGCGAGCACCCAGAGCGCAACCGTCAGCGCCGATCGAACGCCGGAGTCGGCCGTGAAAATGTATCCAACCCACGGAGCCGCCACGGCCAGCAGTATGCCGGTGACCACGCCAAAGCCCGTACCCCAGCGGATCATCGTGCGGGTCAGTTCACGGGCCCTGGCTGCGTTCCGGGCTCCGAGTTCCTTGCCGATCAGGGCCTGCGCCGCAATCGCCAGCGCATCCAAGGCAAAGGCAAGGAAGGAGAAAATTGTCATGGCCAACTGATGCGCTGCCAGATTGACGGCCCCCTGGGCCGTCACCACCAGGACCGTGGCGAGGATGGCCAAGCGAAGACTCAGCGTGCGAAGCATAAGCCACGAGCCCACCTTGGTCATGGCCCGGATGCCGTGCCAGTCGGGCCGCAGGGACACACCATGCTGCCGCGCATTACGGCCCACCATCACCAGGTAGACGGCGGCCATGGCCCACTGCGCAATGCTGGTACCGATCGCCGAACCCGTCACGGACATGTTCAACCCGTAGACCAGGAACACATTGAGGGCTATGTTGACCGCGAATCCGGCCGTCGCCACCACAAGCGGCGTCCGGGTGTCCTGTAAACCACGAAGGACACCGGTGCCCGCGAAAATCAGGAGCATTGCCGCCAGCCCGGGCATGGACCACCGGAGGTAGTCCACGGCGAATCCCTGCACATCGCCCGATGCACCCATGAAACCGACCAAGGGCTCGGCTGCTACGAAGCCCACCACAGCGAGCACCAGCCCCAGCAGCAGGGCCAGCCAGACGCCGTCGCGCCCTGCGGCCAGAGCCTTCCCCAACTTTCCGTCGCCGATCGCGCGGGCGACCGCCGGCGTCGTCGAATACGCCAGGAAGACCATGAGTCCCACCGCAGTGTGCAGGATGGTTGACGCCAGTCCGACGCCGGCCAGCTGGTCGACCCCTAAATGCCCCACGATCGCAGAGTCGGCCAGGAGGAACAAAGGCTCTGCAATCAGCGCACCGAACGCGGGGACGGCCAGGCGAAGGATTTCGCGCGCGGTGGAGCGGGCGGGGGCGATTGTGGTTTGAGGCACTAAACAAGCCTAGTCTGCTGGGGGACGGGTACATTTGGGCCGTGTCATATGAGCATCCCGTCACCGTTTCCGTAGCCCGCACCATTCTTCCGGGCTACACCCGCCAAGCCAACGCGTGGGCACATGCCGGGCAGGAACTTGCCCGCGAGTGGCCGGGTTACCTGGGATCTGGATGGGTGCGCAACGGAGTGGATTCCACCGAGTGGCACATGCTCTATCGTTTCGCCGACGCCGAATCGCTGCAGGCGTGGGAGGACTCCGAGGAGAGGCGCTGGTGGATCGACAGTGCCAGGGACATGATGGAGACCACACGCGTGGAACGTCATACGGGGATTGAGGGTTGGTTCTCGCGGCCTGGCGATGTCTCGGTAGTCGTGCCCGAAACTGTGGTGCCACCGCGCTGGAAGCAGGCCATCAGCATCTTCCTCCCGTTCTTCCCGCTCAGCCTGCTGGCAAATTTCCTGCTGCACCCGTTGACGCAGGATTGGCCGCTGGTGTTTGCCGTTTTGCTGAACATCGTGATCCTGACGCCTCTGATGACGTACATTTTCCTGCCGATCACCACCCGGCTCCTGCAGCCCTGGCTTCAGGCGAAGCCTCGTAATTAGCTGGGAATTCGGTGATAGTGCGCCACAATTAGTTGACACTTCAACCAACGGGCTGCAAGGGTTGAAGTATGAACAAGTCCAGCTTGACCACCACAGCCCTGACCATCCTGCGCGTCATTGC is from Paenarthrobacter nicotinovorans and encodes:
- a CDS encoding DUF2277 domain-containing protein, producing the protein MCRNIRTLHNFEPHATSEEVEAAALQYVRKISGSTKPSKANEEAFAEAVHEIAHITQHLLDSLVSHAPAKNRDEEAAKAKARAAVRFGTA
- a CDS encoding WXG100 family type VII secretion target, whose product is MAIWGADVDQLRQLGNKLKAGAEHIEQQRSQLKGALDGTDWKGPDADKFRGEWDSQHASNLKKVADALREAGDRAQKNAEQQQQASN
- a CDS encoding EamA family transporter, translating into MSAPTTKADAKSFLASGLGIALFSSAVFGTSGSFAKSMLETGWSPGAAVTVRLTGAALILAIPAVMALRGRWHQLKENWLTILLFGLIGVAGCQLFYFNAVARLSVGVALLLEYLAPVMIVLWLWISSRRKPRALTAAGALLSLGGLVLVLDLTGAVKVDFVGVLWGMAAAVCLVIYFFITAKENDTLPPLVLASGGLLVGALVMWLVGLLGLLPMTFSTADTTLGPWTVPWWVSVVGLIILATVLAYVSGIMAARSLGSKVASFVSLTEVLFAVIWAWLLLGELPGPIQLLGGLLIVGGVVLVRVDELRGDRRAAVVHALDHPNDVEPVPSGPVAGASRD
- a CDS encoding CGNR zinc finger domain-containing protein produces the protein MLFAPDTEVALRSVVNLINTAANGEELLATVEELNSFLNAEEFTGSRANSADELTSIKRLRSELAALWTSDEDTAAKTVNKLLADAKALPQLVKHDHWDWHLHATTPEAPLADRMGTEAAMAIVDVIRSREMDRMRICAAEDCDAVVLDLSRNRSKLYCDTGNCANRAHVAAYRARKAAESE
- a CDS encoding DUF308 domain-containing protein; the protein is MTLPSTPAHTPAAPPAGLWKPILIRATVAVLFGLVTIFWSSPSVEVLAWAVGLYLLGTAAAVWMSRVLPVAVAVVVAAGGLAALVTQSDQGVALSAMLALLVLGLLESMQGLKKRDSVARDWLISGIISVGTGILLPFFTSLGAHALLGVAGGGAILSGVLWMLSGLSLRHDARTGTRTQASAPGASPEAVN
- a CDS encoding MATE family efflux transporter translates to MPQTTIAPARSTAREILRLAVPAFGALIAEPLFLLADSAIVGHLGVDQLAGVGLASTILHTAVGLMVFLAYSTTPAVARAIGDGKLGKALAAGRDGVWLALLLGLVLAVVGFVAAEPLVGFMGASGDVQGFAVDYLRWSMPGLAAMLLIFAGTGVLRGLQDTRTPLVVATAGFAVNIALNVFLVYGLNMSVTGSAIGTSIAQWAMAAVYLVMVGRNARQHGVSLRPDWHGIRAMTKVGSWLMLRTLSLRLAILATVLVVTAQGAVNLAAHQLAMTIFSFLAFALDALAIAAQALIGKELGARNAARARELTRTMIRWGTGFGVVTGILLAVAAPWVGYIFTADSGVRSALTVALWVLALGQPLAGYVFVLDGVLIGAGDARYLAIAGVVNLAVYLPLLVAVHQLRPGGEAGLLWLWAAFALGYMLARAVTLGLRARTDRWMVLGSH
- a CDS encoding antibiotic biosynthesis monooxygenase, coding for MSYEHPVTVSVARTILPGYTRQANAWAHAGQELAREWPGYLGSGWVRNGVDSTEWHMLYRFADAESLQAWEDSEERRWWIDSARDMMETTRVERHTGIEGWFSRPGDVSVVVPETVVPPRWKQAISIFLPFFPLSLLANFLLHPLTQDWPLVFAVLLNIVILTPLMTYIFLPITTRLLQPWLQAKPRN